GAGGTGAAGTTCGCGCTGGACAAGGGCGGAATGCGCGGCGCGTTTCCGGTGCTCGTGACGGCGCAGGACGTCCGGAACGGGAAGCCGCACCCCGAGGCGTTTCAGACCGCGCTGGCCCAGATCAATCAAACCGGGCCGATCCCATCCCCGCCGATCCGGCCGGAGGAATGCCTCGTGATCGAGGATTCGCTGCACGGCATCGAAGGCGCGCACGCGGCCGGCATGAAATGCCTCGCGGTGACGAATTCCTACCCGAAAGAAAAGCTGACCCACGCGGAGCGAACCGTCGATAGCCTCCAGGGAATCCGGCCGGAAGATCTCGAAAAACTTTTTTAGCGACGCAGCTATACCGGTGCCCCCCGGCCTTCGCCCGCCGCACAAGTCGCATCGACCGTACTCCATGTGTTTGGCTTGCCGTTCGACGACCTGACGTTTGATCACCGTTGATTGGATCGGTCGACGGTATTCTAAGGAAGCTCCGTGTGCGCCCGGCTCAGACCGGGGGCCGCCGGTATAGCCGCAAAGGGATTTCCCTTGCCTGCTTACCGTCCGATCTCAGCCAGCGGCTCTTCCGTCACGCACAGCGCCCCGCGCGGATTGGGCTCGAGGCGGTTGGCCTTCATAAGCTCATCGCGGCCGGGCGTGGTCTCGCAGTCCGGCGTCATCACTAGACCCCAGTGTTGATTGTCCCGGCACGCGTTTTCAAGGACCATCGCCTGCGCGTGATAGAAGATCAGGATCCCGCTCAGCATGTTGTCACGGCAAAGGTTCCGGACCAGATCCGGGCGGGTTTCGGGATCGCGCACCGCGATTCCGAAATGGTGATTGGCGTGACAGCGATTTTTGGTGAGATAGGGACGGGCGCCGGCAAAGATGAAGATCCCGGATTCGCGGTTCCGGCAGACCTCGTTGTCCATCAGGCTGGCCCGGCATCGGGGTCCGTAGACCACGATTCCCGAGAGGAGCCCTTCGGTGATCCGGCAGCCGGTGATCGTGCAGGTCGAATCGAGAACGTTCATCGCCGAATGCGGGTCGCTCCCGACGTACCGGAACGTGATCCCGCTGACCAGCCCCTCCGGAACCTGTTGGAGGTAGAAGGGACCGCCGCGGCGGCTGAAAATTTGGACATGGTCGCGGCCGGCCCCGATCATCCGGACCGGGCGGTTTTCGACGAAAATCTTGTCCTCGTACACGCCGGACCGGATAAAGATCTGGTCGTCCGGGCCGGCATCCTTCAAGGCCTCGCTCGGAAGGCGGTAGGAAGACGGGCCCGAGCCGTCCACGACCAGCGTCTCGCCGCCGGTCGGATTCTGAGGCGGCTCGGGCAGGAAGGTTGATTTCTCCGAGGCCTCCTCATTCATTCTTTACTGCCGTAGGTCCGGCCCTGCGCGATCATCGTCACGGCGCTGCGGATCCGCCGCGCGCGCGTTTCGGGCCGCTTCGCCGACTCGATCCAGCGAATGAATTCTTTTTTGTGGGTGTAGGACAGTTTCCCAAAAAGATTCCGGGCCGTCTTGCTCCGGGAGAGCGCCGCCATCAGATCCCGGGGAACCGCGACGCTTCGAAGTTCGTTATCCTTTTGCAGAACAACCTGAACCGTCCGACCCGCCTGGATTTTGGCCCCTTCCCACATCTGCTTGTTGACCATCATGAAATGCCGGCCTTCGCCCATCGGGAACAGGGAACTGCGGAAGGGAAATCCGTTGATCGTGCCTTTGACCGGAAGGCGGGCACGGGTTCCGAAAACATCCTCGACCGAGAACGGCATCCGGAAAACGGTCCAGGCGTCATCCACCCCCATCGACTCAAGCCGGGTCTCGAATACTTGAACTCCCGGACGGGACTTAAGCTTGGTCTTGGAAACCGGCATTGACGATCACCTCCGCGCGAACGCACCCGCCCTTATTCGCAAATCGCCCCTTTTGCGGCGCTTTGGACGTATCGGGCGTATTTCGCGAGGGCGCCGCGGGTGTATTGGGGACGGGGCGGCTTCCACTTTTTAAGCCGCTGCCGGATCTCTTTTTCCGTCAGCTCGACGTCGATCCGGCGCCGGGTCGCGTCGATGACGATGTGATCGCCGTTCTTCACGATCGCGATCGGTCCGCCGACGGCCGCCTCGGGGGCCACGTGGCCGGCCATCAATCCGTGCGTCGCGCCGGAAAAGCGGCCGTCCGTCAGCAGCGCCACCGAATCGCCCAATCCCTCGCCGACCAGCGCGGCCGTCAGGGCCAGCATCTCGCGCATGCCGGGCCCGCCCTTCGGCCCTTCATACCGGATCACGACGACGTCGCCGGCCTTGATCCGCCGGGCCTTCACCGCGGCAAACGCGTCCTGCTCGCGGTCAAAGACCTTCGCCGGTCCCCGGTGCTTCAGATTCTTCACCCCGGCGATCTTCACGACGCAGCCCTCCGGGGCGAGATTGCCTTTCAAGATCACGATCGCGCCGGCGGGATTGATCGGGGATTTCACGGGATGCACCACATCCTGGTTGACGGGAAACTCCACATCCTTGAGATTTTCCTTCACCGTTTTCCCGGTCACGGTCAGGGCGTCCCCGTGGAGAAGACCGGCGTCCAACAGTTCCTTCATGAGGATCGGCACGCCCCCGACCCGGTCCAGATCGACCATGACATAACGTCCTCCGGGCTTCATGTCGGCGATGTGCGGCGTCCGGCGGCTGATCCGGTCGTAATCCTCGATCTTGAGCTTCGCCCCGGCCTCATGGGCGATCGCCAGAAGATGGAGGACGGAATTCGTCGAGCCGCCTATCGCGACGCAGACCGCGATCGCGTTCTCAAGCGACTTGCGCGTGATGATATCAAGGGGTTTGATTCCCAGCTTCAGTAAATTGAGCACGGCCTTGCCGCTCTCGACACAAACCCAGTTCCGCCGCTCATCGATGGCCGGAACCGAGGCGCTGCCCGGAAGCGACATCCCCAGGGCCTCGATCGCCGAGGCCATCGTGTTGGCGGTGAACATGCCGGCGCAGGAACCTTCGCCGGGACAGGCCGCGTTCTCCAGCGTCTTTAATTCGCTCGATGAGATCTTGCCCATGGTGTAGGCTCCGACGGCCTCAAAAACGTCCTGGATCGTGACGTCCCTTCCATGGAACGTTCCCGGCATGATCGTCCCGCCGTAGATAAAAACGGAGGGGATGTTCAGTCGCGCACTGGCCATCACCATCCCCGGCAGGCTTTTGTCGCAGCCGGCGATCGTGACGAGGCCGTCGAAGCGCTGGGCGAAGGCCACCAGCTCGACCGAGTCCGCGATCGCCTCCCGGGTCATGAGCGAGGCCTTCATGCCTTCGTGCCCCATCGCGATCCCGTCGCTCACGGCGATCGTCCCGAATTCGACCGGCATCCCGCCGGCCTCGCGCACGCCTTCCTTGGCATGCTGGGCCAGTCGGTTCAAATGGACATTGCACGGGGTAACCTCGTTCCAGGAGCTGGCCACGCCGATATGCGGCCGGGCCAGTTGTTCATCTGAAAACCCCATCGCGTGAAACATGGCCCGATGCGGCGAGCGCTCGGGACCTTCCATCACGTCGCGGCTGCGGAGTTTAAGCGGATTAGGTTTTTGCTCGGGCATGATGACACGTCCTTTCAAAAATATTTTGGGAATAGGCAGGAATCGTTCGCCTCAGGGCTTACGATCCCCCAAAACCCAATTTACAATTTACCACACACCAAAATTTTCCGCAGAAAAAGTAAATCGTAAAGGGTGAATAGGGGAAAATTTCCCTGCGGAAAATTTCCGGAGAGGTAGGGATTCGCAAGGTGCCGCCGTGCCAAAGGCACGGAATATCAATCCCTCGCCCGAAGGCTTCCTCTCACATCCGAATCCCAAACGGACACATTACGTAAATATATGGCGGAGAGGTAGGGATTCGAACCCTAGGTGGAGGTTTCCCCCCACAACTGCTTAGCAGGCAGCTGCCTTCAACCGCTCGGCCACCTCTCCGTAAAAATCGCTTCGCAATATTCAGAGCATTAGAAAATGGATACGCTGTGGATTGCTCATTTTATTCAAAACATCGGATGATTGCAACGACTCTTTTTAGGCGCTCTGAATCGGTGCGTCCGGCAACTCGTTCGGATTCTCCCTCGGGCTGCTTCCATCGGCCGGAAAGTGCCGCGTCAGAACCTCGCCGCAGACGGCGATCGCCTCGCAAAACCCGTCTCCGGGCCGCCTCTCCTTGAGGGCCCGAGTCAGGACGTTCGCCGCCTTCCGCCATTCGGCGTCCCCCACCTTTTCATGGATGCCGCGGTCCGCCAGGATCTGAACCCTCCGTTCCAATAAGGACGCCAGGATCAGGACGCCTGTGGACTCCCGCGTCTTGTGCAGTTCGTGTTCATAGAAGGCGCGCAGAGCCCGATCGAAAACCTTCGCCTCCATCTCCCGGTGCGTGAGAAACAGGCGCTTGATCCCGTCTATACGGAAAAGAAGATCGCCGAGAACGTAACCCAGAAGCTCAAGCATCAGAAATAAAGAAGGATGGCTCTTGGGCCAGAGGACCATGCCTGTTACAAACGCCGCCACGGCGAAAGCGATCCCGCCCGCCACGTGCAGATGGGCGTAGGCATCACTCGCGCGAACGATCATCGGCACGATTTCGCCGCGCGTGC
The Nitrospiria bacterium DNA segment above includes these coding regions:
- a CDS encoding right-handed parallel beta-helix repeat-containing protein: MNEEASEKSTFLPEPPQNPTGGETLVVDGSGPSSYRLPSEALKDAGPDDQIFIRSGVYEDKIFVENRPVRMIGAGRDHVQIFSRRGGPFYLQQVPEGLVSGITFRYVGSDPHSAMNVLDSTCTITGCRITEGLLSGIVVYGPRCRASLMDNEVCRNRESGIFIFAGARPYLTKNRCHANHHFGIAVRDPETRPDLVRNLCRDNMLSGILIFYHAQAMVLENACRDNQHWGLVMTPDCETTPGRDELMKANRLEPNPRGALCVTEEPLAEIGR
- a CDS encoding YdeI/OmpD-associated family protein is translated as MPVSKTKLKSRPGVQVFETRLESMGVDDAWTVFRMPFSVEDVFGTRARLPVKGTINGFPFRSSLFPMGEGRHFMMVNKQMWEGAKIQAGRTVQVVLQKDNELRSVAVPRDLMAALSRSKTARNLFGKLSYTHKKEFIRWIESAKRPETRARRIRSAVTMIAQGRTYGSKE
- the ilvD gene encoding dihydroxy-acid dehydratase, which translates into the protein MPEQKPNPLKLRSRDVMEGPERSPHRAMFHAMGFSDEQLARPHIGVASSWNEVTPCNVHLNRLAQHAKEGVREAGGMPVEFGTIAVSDGIAMGHEGMKASLMTREAIADSVELVAFAQRFDGLVTIAGCDKSLPGMVMASARLNIPSVFIYGGTIMPGTFHGRDVTIQDVFEAVGAYTMGKISSSELKTLENAACPGEGSCAGMFTANTMASAIEALGMSLPGSASVPAIDERRNWVCVESGKAVLNLLKLGIKPLDIITRKSLENAIAVCVAIGGSTNSVLHLLAIAHEAGAKLKIEDYDRISRRTPHIADMKPGGRYVMVDLDRVGGVPILMKELLDAGLLHGDALTVTGKTVKENLKDVEFPVNQDVVHPVKSPINPAGAIVILKGNLAPEGCVVKIAGVKNLKHRGPAKVFDREQDAFAAVKARRIKAGDVVVIRYEGPKGGPGMREMLALTAALVGEGLGDSVALLTDGRFSGATHGLMAGHVAPEAAVGGPIAIVKNGDHIVIDATRRRIDVELTEKEIRQRLKKWKPPRPQYTRGALAKYARYVQSAAKGAICE
- a CDS encoding TPM domain-containing protein: MRKVERYLNPNDQERIRRAVAKAESRTRGEIVPMIVRASDAYAHLHVAGGIAFAVAAFVTGMVLWPKSHPSLFLMLELLGYVLGDLLFRIDGIKRLFLTHREMEAKVFDRALRAFYEHELHKTRESTGVLILASLLERRVQILADRGIHEKVGDAEWRKAANVLTRALKERRPGDGFCEAIAVCGEVLTRHFPADGSSPRENPNELPDAPIQSA